The DNA region CCTTCAAGGACAAAAAGATTATCCCAAAATTTCAACCTCTCTCCCCCTGTCTTAGAAAAAAGACTGTAGGCTATTTATGCCTTACAGTCTAAATTTTAATGTTCATCCTGAAAATATTCTTTATAAAAACCGCCAACTTTACTGGTATTATCGATAATGTAATAAAACTCCTCTGTTTCATTTTTTACATCATAGACCTTTCCTGCGGTTAATGCGTTATTTACAATATATTTTTTTGCATCGGTATGAATACATTTTATTTTTTTGATTGTTTCACGCTCACGCCATTCTAAATGAATCATATTGCACCTCTTCTTTTCATTT from Neobacillus sp. FSL H8-0543 includes:
- a CDS encoding DUF6501 family protein; its protein translation is MIHLEWRERETIKKIKCIHTDAKKYIVNNALTAGKVYDVKNETEEFYYIIDNTSKVGGFYKEYFQDEH